A genomic segment from Chitinophagaceae bacterium encodes:
- a CDS encoding tetratricopeptide repeat protein: MKHLFIIAAICGTHPAFSQATDSATIFFNKGNEEMKAGRFLPASKAFENAVKHNPSFTEAYLQNGFAALQMRKVNLALNSFEKVYALEPNNPQAIKELTEIYYNYRKLDKAIEFANKCTQCSNASFIKGMSYYRKEDYGEAVKHLQHALKLDPANAEALYTIGRSYLDMDEYSKAIPFYEKAAELENASSTWIYELALLSYNVGNYKNSVKYFAKAAEKGYTQSNDFDENYGFASFYAGNYDKGEELIKEVWRKKPGNKEILRDAAEALYKKGQYDRSLMYCQKLMELDNNDAKALYQAGLNFIKKGPKEKGEKMCDKAIEMDSSLSSLRQKQEMPW; encoded by the coding sequence ATGAAACACCTCTTTATTATTGCCGCAATTTGCGGCACTCATCCTGCATTTTCGCAGGCTACCGACAGCGCCACAATCTTCTTCAACAAAGGAAATGAAGAAATGAAGGCAGGCAGGTTTTTGCCAGCCAGTAAAGCCTTTGAAAACGCAGTAAAACACAACCCTTCATTTACTGAGGCCTACCTGCAAAACGGCTTTGCTGCTTTACAAATGCGTAAAGTAAACCTTGCTTTAAATAGTTTTGAAAAGGTGTATGCCCTGGAACCCAATAACCCACAAGCCATTAAAGAACTTACCGAAATATATTACAATTACCGCAAGCTGGATAAGGCCATAGAGTTTGCCAACAAATGCACCCAATGCAGCAATGCTTCGTTTATAAAAGGAATGAGCTATTACAGGAAAGAGGATTATGGAGAAGCCGTAAAACACCTGCAACATGCTCTTAAACTTGATCCTGCCAATGCAGAGGCGCTTTACACCATTGGACGCAGCTACCTGGATATGGACGAATACAGTAAAGCCATACCTTTTTACGAAAAAGCAGCCGAACTGGAAAATGCCAGCAGCACATGGATTTATGAACTGGCCTTACTTTCTTACAATGTGGGGAACTACAAAAATTCGGTAAAATATTTTGCCAAAGCAGCAGAAAAAGGCTATACCCAATCCAATGATTTTGATGAAAATTATGGATTTGCTTCTTTTTATGCCGGCAATTATGATAAAGGTGAGGAACTTATTAAAGAAGTTTGGCGCAAAAAACCCGGTAATAAAGAAATACTGCGAGACGCTGCCGAAGCGTTATATAAAAAAGGCCAGTACGACCGATCCTTAATGTATTGCCAAAAGCTTATGGAATTAGATAATAACGATGCTAAAGCATTATACCAGGCTGGCCTCAACTTTATTAAAAAAGGGCCAAAAGAAAAAGGGGAAAAAATGTGCGATAAAGCCATTGAAATGGATAGCTCATTATCCAGCCTAAGGCAAAAACAGGAAATGCCCTGGTAA
- the glgB gene encoding 1,4-alpha-glucan branching protein GlgB yields the protein MAYEDDHFIETTGYVWNYSYFSDDEVKQFQQGKMYNAYEKFGAHFLRLLNQDGFYFSVWAPNATAVSVVGEFNGWKPTLHPLFVRQDSSGIWEGFIPRLPVGALYKFHITGIFETTFLKADPFAFYSEVRPGTASITRKLEMTWEDGDWMHHRKKHNALNAPWSVYEVHLGSWMRPDKNNENLFNTYHEIRERLVPYVKAMGFTHVEFMPVMEFPYDGSWGYQGTGFFAATSRFGVPEDFMYLIDVLHQNGIGVILDWVPSHFPADAHGLYRFDGSGTYEYEDSRKGFHPDWNSFIFNYSRGEVRSFLISSAHFWFNKFHIDGLRVDAVNSIIRLDFSRKQGEWEPNEYGGNENIEAIGFLRELNSVLYRDFPGIQTIAEEASDWPGITLSADKMGFGFGMKWMMGWMHDMFRYFKKSPAIRTDVQDDFTFSLMYFYDEKFMLPLSHDEVVHGKSPMLYKMPGNEWEQFANLRLLYSWMFTHPGAKLLFMGNEFGQTSEWNYKSELDWPLLQYAAHNKLQECVRTLNYLLRHEPAFYELQFDRKGFEWVSLNYRTEGIMIFKRKGKLRVNDLLVVLNVSNFPQENMEIQVSGKLHYTEIFNSDAEQFWGSGKYMNQNIFCEVVDKKKKLNVLKLNIPPLAAIILK from the coding sequence ATGGCATACGAAGATGATCATTTTATAGAAACCACCGGTTATGTTTGGAATTACTCTTATTTCAGCGATGATGAAGTAAAGCAATTTCAGCAGGGCAAAATGTATAATGCATATGAAAAATTTGGGGCACATTTTTTAAGATTATTAAACCAGGATGGATTTTATTTTTCCGTTTGGGCGCCCAATGCTACGGCGGTTTCTGTGGTAGGAGAGTTTAACGGCTGGAAGCCGACGCTTCACCCATTATTTGTACGGCAGGATAGCTCGGGTATATGGGAAGGCTTTATTCCACGGCTTCCTGTTGGCGCTTTATATAAATTTCATATTACCGGAATATTTGAAACTACTTTTTTGAAAGCCGATCCTTTTGCTTTTTATAGTGAAGTAAGGCCGGGAACAGCTTCTATTACCCGTAAACTTGAAATGACCTGGGAAGATGGCGACTGGATGCATCACCGTAAAAAACACAATGCACTAAATGCCCCTTGGAGTGTGTATGAGGTGCATTTGGGCAGCTGGATGCGGCCCGATAAAAACAACGAAAACCTTTTTAATACTTATCATGAAATAAGAGAACGCCTGGTACCTTATGTAAAAGCAATGGGTTTTACGCATGTGGAGTTTATGCCGGTAATGGAATTTCCATACGATGGAAGCTGGGGTTACCAGGGAACCGGTTTTTTTGCTGCCACTTCACGCTTTGGCGTACCCGAAGATTTTATGTACCTTATTGATGTACTGCACCAAAATGGCATTGGCGTAATATTAGACTGGGTGCCTTCTCATTTTCCTGCAGATGCACATGGCTTATACCGTTTTGACGGTTCGGGAACATATGAGTATGAAGACAGCCGCAAAGGTTTTCACCCTGATTGGAACAGCTTTATTTTTAATTACAGCAGGGGCGAAGTACGCTCTTTTTTAATAAGCAGCGCCCACTTTTGGTTCAATAAATTTCATATTGACGGATTAAGGGTAGATGCAGTAAACTCCATTATAAGGCTCGATTTTAGCCGTAAACAAGGAGAATGGGAACCCAATGAATACGGGGGTAACGAAAATATAGAAGCTATAGGTTTTTTGAGGGAGTTAAACAGCGTTTTATACCGGGATTTTCCTGGTATACAAACAATTGCCGAAGAAGCTAGCGACTGGCCAGGCATTACTTTATCGGCAGATAAAATGGGCTTTGGTTTTGGTATGAAATGGATGATGGGCTGGATGCACGACATGTTCCGCTATTTTAAAAAATCACCAGCAATAAGAACCGATGTGCAGGATGACTTTACCTTTAGCCTCATGTATTTTTATGATGAAAAATTTATGCTACCCTTAAGCCACGATGAAGTGGTACACGGTAAAAGCCCCATGCTTTATAAAATGCCGGGAAACGAGTGGGAGCAATTTGCCAACCTTCGCCTATTATATAGCTGGATGTTTACGCACCCTGGTGCAAAACTGCTATTTATGGGTAACGAATTTGGCCAAACCAGTGAGTGGAATTATAAATCGGAATTGGATTGGCCATTGCTGCAATATGCCGCTCATAATAAACTTCAGGAATGTGTACGTACCCTTAATTATTTACTGAGACATGAACCTGCATTTTATGAATTACAGTTTGACAGAAAAGGCTTTGAATGGGTTTCGCTTAATTACCGCACAGAAGGTATTATGATTTTTAAACGCAAGGGAAAGCTAAGGGTAAACGACCTTTTAGTTGTACTCAATGTTAGCAATTTTCCGCAGGAAAACATGGAAATACAAGTGAGTGGTAAATTGCACTATACAGAAATTTTTAACAGTGATGCCGAGCAGTTTTGGGGAAGCGGAAAGTATATGAACCAAAATATTTTTTGTGAAGTTGTTGATAAAAAGAAGAAACTTAATGTACTAAAACTCAACATTCCACCGTTAGCAGCTATAATATTAAAGTAA
- a CDS encoding TonB-dependent receptor, producing the protein MRYLIFAPAKIFSAMTLKKIIFLFSLVLNGYISHSQDVKISGTIKDTSSFANVKNSVVALLTPKDSILQSFTRVNANGSFTLNKVKPGNYIMLITHPLFADYVEDIAINAASTELPLIALTPKSKLLEAVILKSGSPIRIKGDTTVYTADSFKVSANANVEELLKKLPGIQVDKNGEIKAMGEKVEKVLVDGEEFFGDDPGMAVKNLRADAVKEVQVFKKKSDQAEFTGIDDGQEKQTINLKLKEDKKKGYFGKIDVAGGPLKNKDPRFNSNMMFSSFKGKRKISAFLLNGNTGQDGLSWQDREKFASDDINMMMMDDGGGMSFWGGGGQGDDEPYVSTQNGFITNVNAGLQYNNKFANNKHTLNFSPKFNSQVYDNNKSNYSRTDLGDSALIENSATKTHVNRYNFMNKGSYDMKLDSAGNSSLKVTVGANIYHTESSEMVNSNTIGETGTKKNSSASDRSTNSDKQAYTVTAFFRHKFKKNRRTISVNTDFYTLNSNADNYLDREYEAFYNGVSLGLQDINQFTNSDKSTKRFSTRMVYTEPMSKKTALEFAHEININNGTNIQKTYSFDPSSGKYETIVDSLSNDFKQTIVENKPSVKFSYNGKKITYSFGSGVGFTSFNLNDRTLDKNYNRHYTNFFPSANFNYKFKSNNNFRFNYNGRTTQPSINQLQPLRNNNNQFNQYVGNPDLKPSFNHNFGLGVNSYNFLKDSWKYLGLWGSVTQNSITNDRQINPQTGYTITKPVNTNGNWSVGVYTGIGLKLKKADIRLNLSPNMNYSKYADIINSQVSFSKTFSGGLGLDLQKSKENKYEFSLGNNYSMSSNTNSQRNTKNKFSSYTLDFNGTIYYKREWSIQSDYNFYYRGKVTESGGALNNNMWNAKLQRTLKNKEFTIYLQVRDILNQNIGFDRNFNGNNYYEERNDRLKRYFMIGFRWDFKNKGPKPKEEPASNNIIALPK; encoded by the coding sequence ATGAGATACCTGATTTTTGCACCAGCCAAAATTTTTTCTGCAATGACCCTAAAAAAAATTATTTTTCTCTTTAGCCTCGTTTTAAACGGATATATTAGCCATTCCCAGGATGTAAAAATTTCCGGTACAATTAAAGATACTTCTTCTTTTGCCAATGTAAAGAACTCTGTTGTGGCTTTGCTCACACCCAAAGATTCTATTTTACAAAGTTTTACCCGTGTAAATGCCAATGGATCGTTTACTTTAAATAAGGTAAAACCCGGTAATTACATAATGCTTATCACCCACCCGCTTTTTGCCGATTATGTGGAAGATATAGCAATAAACGCTGCATCAACTGAATTACCTTTAATTGCATTAACACCCAAAAGCAAATTACTGGAAGCCGTAATTCTTAAAAGTGGATCGCCAATAAGAATAAAAGGTGATACTACCGTATATACAGCCGATAGTTTTAAAGTGAGCGCCAATGCCAATGTGGAAGAGTTGCTAAAAAAATTACCCGGTATACAGGTAGATAAAAACGGAGAAATAAAAGCTATGGGTGAAAAAGTAGAAAAGGTATTGGTAGATGGCGAAGAGTTTTTTGGCGATGACCCCGGAATGGCCGTAAAAAACCTGAGGGCCGATGCAGTAAAAGAAGTACAAGTATTTAAGAAAAAAAGCGACCAGGCAGAGTTTACCGGAATTGACGACGGGCAGGAAAAGCAAACCATCAATCTAAAACTAAAAGAAGATAAAAAGAAAGGGTATTTTGGAAAAATTGATGTTGCAGGCGGGCCATTGAAAAATAAAGACCCACGCTTTAACAGCAATATGATGTTCAGTTCATTTAAAGGCAAAAGAAAAATTTCGGCATTTCTTTTAAACGGAAACACCGGGCAGGATGGACTGAGCTGGCAGGACAGAGAAAAATTTGCCAGCGATGATATAAATATGATGATGATGGATGATGGTGGTGGCATGTCTTTTTGGGGTGGCGGCGGACAAGGAGATGATGAACCCTATGTGAGTACACAAAATGGTTTTATAACCAATGTAAATGCAGGCTTGCAATATAATAATAAGTTTGCCAATAATAAACACACACTAAACTTTTCACCTAAATTCAATAGCCAGGTGTATGATAATAACAAATCCAATTATTCCCGCACCGACCTTGGCGACTCTGCACTTATTGAAAACTCTGCTACTAAAACTCATGTGAACCGTTATAATTTTATGAATAAGGGAAGCTACGATATGAAATTAGATAGCGCTGGCAACAGTTCGCTAAAAGTAACGGTAGGCGCAAATATTTACCATACCGAAAGTTCTGAAATGGTAAATTCAAACACTATAGGGGAAACCGGAACAAAAAAGAACAGTTCGGCATCTGACCGTAGTACCAACAGCGATAAACAGGCTTATACCGTTACCGCATTCTTTCGCCATAAATTTAAAAAGAACAGGAGAACTATATCAGTAAACACCGATTTTTATACACTCAATTCCAATGCTGATAATTACCTCGACAGGGAGTATGAAGCATTTTATAACGGTGTTTCTTTAGGCTTGCAGGATATAAATCAATTTACCAATTCCGATAAAAGCACCAAAAGATTTAGTACACGTATGGTGTACACCGAACCCATGAGTAAAAAAACAGCGCTTGAATTTGCCCATGAAATAAATATTAACAACGGTACCAATATCCAAAAAACTTACAGCTTCGATCCTTCTTCGGGTAAGTATGAAACAATTGTAGATTCTTTATCCAATGATTTTAAACAAACTATTGTTGAGAACAAACCTTCTGTAAAGTTTAGCTATAATGGCAAAAAAATTACGTATAGCTTTGGCTCCGGCGTTGGCTTTACCAGTTTTAATTTAAACGACAGGACATTGGATAAAAATTATAACCGTCATTATACCAACTTTTTCCCTTCGGCCAATTTTAATTATAAATTTAAAAGCAACAATAATTTCAGGTTTAATTATAATGGAAGAACCACGCAGCCATCTATAAACCAGTTACAACCCCTGAGGAACAACAACAATCAGTTTAACCAATATGTCGGCAACCCAGATCTTAAGCCATCTTTCAACCATAATTTTGGTTTGGGCGTGAATAGTTATAATTTTTTGAAAGACAGTTGGAAATATTTGGGCTTATGGGGAAGCGTTACACAAAATTCTATTACCAACGACAGGCAAATAAACCCACAAACCGGTTATACTATTACCAAACCTGTTAATACCAATGGCAACTGGAGTGTTGGCGTATACACCGGTATAGGTTTAAAATTAAAAAAGGCCGATATTAGGTTAAACCTAAGTCCCAATATGAATTATAGCAAGTATGCAGATATCATAAATTCGCAGGTAAGTTTCAGTAAAACTTTTTCCGGTGGACTGGGGCTTGACCTGCAAAAATCAAAAGAAAACAAATATGAGTTTAGCCTGGGCAATAACTATAGTATGAGCAGCAATACCAACTCACAGCGCAATACAAAAAATAAATTCAGCAGCTACACATTAGATTTTAACGGTACCATTTATTATAAAAGGGAGTGGTCTATTCAATCTGATTATAATTTTTACTACCGGGGAAAAGTAACAGAAAGCGGTGGCGCCTTAAACAACAATATGTGGAATGCAAAACTACAAAGAACATTAAAGAATAAGGAGTTTACCATTTACCTGCAGGTAAGGGATATATTGAACCAAAATATTGGGTTTGACAGGAATTTTAATGGCAATAATTATTACGAAGAACGGAACGACCGTTTAAAAAGATATTTTATGATTGGCTTTAGGTGGGATTTTAAGAATAAAGGCCCCAAGCCAAAAGAAGAACCTGCTTCTAATAATATTATTGCCTTACCCAAGTAA
- a CDS encoding GLPGLI family protein — protein MKKYLFIAFLICANSILANAQTFIDKAIIEFEVKTNIQKTMGSSPMAEMMKNQFPKFRTGYYNFIFSGNKSIYKFDHWSEKEKMPDWFRRSEEASTWYFDHDAEKYSSLKEVFGTKFNIADSIQKINWKLVNESRVIAGFNCRKAVGVVMDSVYVFAFYTDEIVISGGPCSIQGLPGMVLGLTIPRLYTSWIATKVMVNTVDEQAIKPIEAKKTFTRVTLKDLINERTKDWGGGDDDEDSRQWMEQLKWNIML, from the coding sequence ATGAAAAAGTATTTATTTATAGCCTTTTTAATTTGCGCCAATAGCATTTTGGCAAATGCACAAACTTTTATTGATAAAGCGATTATTGAGTTTGAGGTGAAAACCAATATTCAAAAAACCATGGGCAGCAGCCCAATGGCAGAAATGATGAAAAACCAGTTCCCCAAATTCCGTACAGGTTATTACAATTTTATTTTTTCAGGGAATAAAAGTATATACAAATTTGATCACTGGAGCGAAAAAGAAAAAATGCCTGATTGGTTCCGCCGTTCCGAAGAGGCAAGCACCTGGTATTTTGACCATGATGCCGAAAAATACAGTAGTTTAAAAGAAGTATTTGGCACTAAATTTAATATTGCCGATTCCATACAAAAAATTAACTGGAAGCTGGTGAACGAAAGCCGTGTAATTGCAGGGTTTAACTGCCGCAAAGCGGTTGGGGTAGTTATGGATAGCGTTTATGTATTTGCTTTTTATACTGATGAAATTGTAATTTCAGGCGGGCCTTGTTCTATACAGGGTTTGCCAGGCATGGTGCTTGGCCTTACCATACCCAGGCTTTATACCTCATGGATAGCAACAAAAGTAATGGTAAATACAGTTGATGAACAAGCAATAAAACCAATTGAAGCTAAAAAAACATTTACCCGTGTAACTTTAAAAGATTTAATTAATGAACGTACCAAAGATTGGGGCGGTGGGGATGACGATGAAGATAGCAGGCAATGGATGGAGCAGCTTAAATGGAATATAATGTTATAA
- a CDS encoding alanine dehydrogenase, which translates to MLYIGLIREGKVPADNRVALTPAQCKWVHKNRTDIKIIVQTSATRCFSDAEYKIAGVEAQEDLSGCDILFGIKEVPVNMLMSNKTYLFFSHTKKLQPYNKIMLQAIVQKNITLIDYECLEHSDGTRIIGFGFFAGVVGAHNGIMAFGNRTGKYNLQRVNSSKNLQYLIHTYFGLHLPPIKIAVTGSGRVAHGILEIMNLMGIHEVDPEDYLFRDFEYPVYVHLKGNNLYRNKKTGKYSRVEFHQNPKEFECLFQQYLPYTDIIMNGVYWDADIPRLFEMEDIKNSGFRVQTIADITDDAHGSIPANLGDATIDNPVYGVDKTSFEKTAPYLKNSVDIMAVGNLPNELPRDASRYFGEQLIKYIMLDLINGNSPIIEKATIVKNGKITQPYDYMNDYAYKD; encoded by the coding sequence ATGCTATATATTGGTTTAATAAGGGAAGGCAAAGTACCTGCCGATAACAGGGTTGCGCTTACACCTGCACAATGCAAATGGGTACATAAGAACAGAACAGATATTAAAATAATTGTACAAACCAGCGCCACAAGGTGTTTTAGCGATGCAGAGTATAAAATAGCCGGTGTAGAAGCACAGGAAGATTTAAGTGGATGCGATATATTATTCGGCATTAAAGAAGTGCCCGTAAATATGCTCATGTCCAATAAAACTTATTTATTTTTTAGCCATACCAAAAAACTGCAGCCCTATAATAAAATAATGCTGCAGGCGATTGTACAAAAAAATATTACGTTAATTGATTATGAATGCCTGGAACATTCTGATGGTACACGTATTATTGGCTTTGGTTTTTTTGCCGGTGTTGTGGGTGCACATAACGGCATAATGGCATTTGGCAACCGTACCGGTAAATATAATTTGCAAAGGGTAAATTCTTCCAAAAACCTTCAATACCTTATTCATACTTATTTTGGCCTGCATTTACCGCCCATAAAAATTGCCGTTACCGGAAGCGGAAGGGTAGCACATGGTATTTTGGAAATAATGAATTTAATGGGCATTCATGAAGTGGACCCGGAAGATTATCTTTTCAGGGATTTTGAATATCCTGTTTATGTGCATTTAAAAGGGAATAATTTATACCGAAACAAGAAAACCGGTAAATATTCAAGAGTTGAATTTCATCAAAACCCGAAAGAATTTGAATGCTTGTTTCAGCAATATTTACCGTATACCGATATTATTATGAATGGCGTGTACTGGGATGCAGATATACCCCGGCTATTTGAAATGGAAGATATAAAAAATTCCGGTTTCCGGGTACAAACCATTGCTGATATTACCGATGATGCACATGGCTCAATACCTGCAAATTTAGGAGATGCTACCATTGATAACCCTGTTTATGGCGTAGATAAAACCAGCTTTGAAAAAACAGCGCCTTATTTAAAGAATTCGGTAGATATTATGGCCGTTGGCAATTTGCCCAATGAATTACCCAGGGATGCAAGCCGGTATTTTGGGGAGCAACTTATTAAATATATTATGCTGGATTTAATTAACGGCAATTCGCCCATTATTGAAAAAGCAACCATTGTAAAAAATGGAAAAATAACCCAACCCTATGATTATATGAACGACTATGCTTATAAAGATTAA
- a CDS encoding DnaJ domain-containing protein has protein sequence MNYFELFDLPFRASIDHTGVQKKYIQLQKKFHPDFYTKLSHDEQEDAENQSAHINKAYGIFKDKNKTLEYFLRQKEIIEHDEKFNLPNDFLMEMLEINEAITEKENAAELVNEWQQKLEDEVRDILKSQDHIDYSAEDLSRLKTYYYKKKYLLRILDRLAD, from the coding sequence ATGAATTATTTTGAATTATTTGATCTCCCGTTTAGGGCAAGTATTGACCATACAGGTGTGCAAAAAAAATACATTCAACTGCAAAAAAAATTTCACCCCGATTTTTATACAAAGCTTAGCCATGACGAGCAGGAAGATGCTGAAAACCAGTCGGCACATATTAATAAAGCCTATGGCATTTTTAAAGATAAAAATAAAACGCTTGAATATTTTTTAAGGCAAAAAGAAATTATTGAGCATGATGAAAAGTTTAACCTGCCCAATGATTTTTTAATGGAAATGCTCGAAATAAATGAAGCCATTACCGAAAAAGAAAATGCCGCTGAACTGGTAAATGAATGGCAGCAAAAGCTGGAAGATGAAGTAAGAGATATATTAAAAAGTCAGGATCATATTGATTATTCTGCTGAAGATTTAAGCAGGCTAAAGACCTATTATTATAAGAAAAAATATCTTCTGCGTATTTTGGACAGGTTGGCCGATTGA
- a CDS encoding GIY-YIG nuclease family protein, producing the protein MCWFDSSPGHKALIFVRAFFIMAYFVYILYAADFDKFYIGQTADVDERLLRHP; encoded by the coding sequence ATGTGCTGGTTCGATTCCAGTCCTGGGCACAAAGCTCTGATATTTGTCAGGGCTTTTTTTATAATGGCATATTTTGTGTACATTTTGTATGCTGCAGATTTTGACAAATTTTATATTGGCCAAACAGCAGATGTTGATGAAAGGCTTTTACGGCATCCTTAA
- a CDS encoding histidine kinase translates to MRTLLPVVLVLTFGFPSKAQNHTIDSLNMQLGKENNSEKKLEILSLLTDESFNTSFEEAKFYALKGVTLADNTNNRQWQPRFYEKLGRMYANLMMLDSATYFFDKALNGYTIIKDNKGQATTYFKIGWVLKRKGKIKQAMEEDLKAMKIMEQLNDKNGIAGAMNRVSEDLFRQERFDEALEYAVKNIAFSKKNKLYEELSFAYRAAGDVKIAMASPSIALAYYDSAMLIMKQINASIFTVLNIRNDRANAIKRMGNYKEALAEYTACLKKAEEVNYENSIYVCLANIGETNMMLGNYPEALKYQLKTVALQEKTHDLSNLTENYEHVSSIYEKMGDYVNALKYQKLSRKMRDSTAKIKSDIEMSELLTQFETEKKDKTIALQVSKISQQKKTQTLYIILAALLVFILFGLFYSYQKRRKKNQLLIKLNGQLDVKNKQNELLLKEIHHRVKNNLELVKSLLALQSAKLSDAASKDVMLQSQSRVQSMGIIHQKLYQGENLGSIEMKDYFINLGEGILDTFNAEDKVKIEYAMDKLELDVDTAVPIGLIVNELLTNSLKYAFPNNNNGNISISLYKTYPETLTLKVADNGVGKQFGQATKGTGFGSQLIQLLTQQLNGNMVEKTDSGTKVEFQFHINTAA, encoded by the coding sequence ATGAGAACATTACTACCTGTAGTACTTGTCTTAACTTTCGGGTTCCCGTCAAAAGCTCAAAACCATACTATAGATAGTCTTAACATGCAATTGGGCAAGGAAAATAATAGTGAGAAAAAACTGGAAATATTATCCTTACTTACCGATGAAAGCTTTAATACCAGCTTTGAAGAAGCCAAGTTTTATGCTTTAAAAGGCGTTACACTTGCCGATAATACCAACAATAGACAATGGCAACCCAGGTTTTACGAAAAACTGGGAAGAATGTACGCCAACCTGATGATGCTTGATTCTGCAACCTATTTTTTTGATAAGGCATTAAATGGCTATACCATAATAAAAGATAATAAGGGGCAGGCAACCACTTATTTTAAAATTGGCTGGGTGCTAAAGCGAAAAGGTAAAATAAAACAGGCAATGGAGGAAGACCTTAAGGCGATGAAAATAATGGAACAGCTCAACGATAAAAATGGCATAGCTGGCGCAATGAACCGGGTATCGGAAGATCTGTTTCGGCAGGAAAGGTTTGATGAAGCATTAGAGTATGCGGTAAAAAACATTGCCTTCTCCAAAAAAAATAAATTGTACGAAGAACTTTCCTTTGCCTACAGAGCTGCAGGTGATGTAAAAATTGCCATGGCAAGTCCCTCAATAGCATTAGCCTATTACGACTCGGCAATGCTTATAATGAAGCAAATCAATGCATCAATTTTTACCGTGTTGAATATTAGGAACGACAGGGCCAATGCCATAAAACGTATGGGCAATTATAAAGAGGCCCTTGCTGAATATACTGCCTGTTTAAAAAAGGCCGAAGAAGTAAATTACGAAAACAGTATTTACGTATGTTTAGCCAATATAGGCGAAACCAATATGATGCTGGGCAACTATCCTGAGGCATTAAAATATCAGCTCAAAACCGTTGCCTTACAGGAAAAAACACATGACCTTTCAAACCTTACAGAAAATTACGAACACGTAAGCAGTATTTATGAAAAAATGGGTGATTATGTAAATGCACTCAAATACCAAAAGCTTTCCCGTAAAATGCGGGACAGTACAGCCAAGATAAAAAGCGATATCGAGATGTCCGAACTGCTCACCCAATTTGAAACCGAAAAAAAAGATAAAACCATTGCCCTTCAGGTTTCTAAAATTTCTCAGCAAAAGAAAACACAAACTCTTTATATTATTTTAGCAGCCTTACTGGTTTTTATTTTATTTGGTTTGTTTTATTCTTACCAAAAGCGCAGGAAAAAAAATCAACTGCTCATAAAGCTCAACGGTCAGTTGGATGTAAAGAATAAGCAAAATGAGCTTTTGCTAAAAGAAATACATCACCGGGTAAAAAACAACCTTGAGCTGGTGAAAAGCCTGCTGGCGTTGCAATCGGCAAAGCTAAGCGATGCAGCATCAAAAGACGTAATGCTCCAAAGCCAAAGCAGGGTACAATCTATGGGCATCATTCATCAGAAACTTTACCAGGGCGAAAACCTGGGCAGCATTGAAATGAAAGATTATTTTATAAATCTGGGAGAAGGCATTTTGGATACTTTTAATGCAGAAGATAAAGTGAAAATTGAGTATGCTATGGACAAACTTGAACTTGATGTAGATACAGCGGTGCCCATTGGATTAATAGTAAACGAACTGCTCACCAATTCACTAAAATATGCTTTTCCGAATAATAATAACGGAAATATTTCTATAAGCTTGTATAAAACTTACCCGGAAACCTTAACTTTAAAAGTTGCCGATAACGGTGTAGGGAAACAATTTGGACAGGCCACTAAGGGAACCGGATTTGGCTCTCAGCTAATTCAATTACTTACACAGCAGTTGAATGGCAACATGGTTGAAAAAACAGATTCAGGAACAAAAGTTGAATTTCAATTTCACATTAATACAGCAGCATAA